A single region of the Grus americana isolate bGruAme1 chromosome 3, bGruAme1.mat, whole genome shotgun sequence genome encodes:
- the LOC129204034 gene encoding ribonuclease H-like, which produces MDWPEGRDFGALPEEVACAQEAPPYNELPEDERRYALFTDGSCRVVGNHRKWKAAVWSPTRQVVEATEGEGESSQFAEVKAIQLALKIAEREKWPVLYLYTDSWMVANALWGWLQQWKKTNWQRRGKPIWAAALWQDIAARVENMAVKVRHVDAHVPKSCATEEHQNNQQVDKAAKIEVAQVDLDWERKGELFVA; this is translated from the coding sequence atggactggccagaaggtaGGGATTTTGGAGCACTGCCTGAGGAGGTAGCTTGTGCCCAAGAGGCACCACCATATAATGAGTTACCAGAAGATGAAAGGCGTTATGCTCTATTTACTGATGGATCCTGTCGTGTTGTAGGAAACCATCGGAagtggaaagctgctgtatggagtcccaCACGACAAGTCGTTGAGgccactgaaggagaaggtgagtcAAGTCAGTTCgcagaagtgaaagccattCAGCTAGCCTTAAAGATTGCTGAACGAGAAAAGTGGCCAGTACTCTATCTCTATACTGACTCCTGGATGGTGGCAAATGCCCTATGGGGGTGgctacagcagtggaagaagacCAATTGGCAGCGCAGGGgtaaacccatctgggctgctgcattGTGGCAGGACATCGCTGCCCGAGTAGAAAACATGGCTGTgaaggtacgtcatgtagatgctcACGTACCCAAAAGCTGTGCCACtgaagaacatcaaaacaatcAACAGGTAGACAAGGCTGCCAAAATTGAAGTAGCTCAAGTGGACCTGGACTGGGAGCGTAAGGGTGAGCTATTTGTAGCTTGA